The Aphelocoma coerulescens isolate FSJ_1873_10779 chromosome Z unlocalized genomic scaffold, UR_Acoe_1.0 ChrZ, whole genome shotgun sequence DNA window CATGCACCCATCCCTGCTGAAATACTCAGGGACTTTTAGTTGACTCTGAACAAAGAAAGCACTTGCACATAAACATACACAGGTCTGTCAATATGCCCATGTCAGCTATATCCACAAGATCTTAAATTGCACAAAAACCATCATCACACGTGTAGTTCACTTGTTTTTTAACATTCCCTGATACAAACAGAAACTGCCCAGTAGTGCATATGCAGGGAGGAGGCAGTCAGTGGACCCCCATTCTGGGACACCATGGGGTCCATGCCCTCATTCTGTCACCACCacccaaactccttctgcacCACTTGCCCTTCACAGGGTCAAGGTCCTCAGGGTGCTGCTCCTAGCTGGAGACCTCCAGTGGAGGTGGGGACTTCATGGGGACAAGGACCTCTGAGTGCTGGCATAGGATCCTGTGAGGTCAGGGATCTTCACATTCTCAGGGGACATGCCACTGAGGGTCATGAGTGGGTGACATCCTCATACTGAGGTGGTtctcttcccagctccatgAACCTCTACTCCCCCAAATGCTGCTACTGTGTCAGGGTCAGGGTAACGGTCTTAAAATCACTCACAAGTTTCTCACCAGAGGAGAGGTGTCTTATTTAAAATTTGAGCTATAAATCCTGGTTACATCAGAACAGATCTTAGGCACAGCTACCTTCCCACTGCATGTCACCAGTGGCACAGGGactactgggagcactgggactgAATGTACTGGAAGTACTAGGACGGGGGAGCTGGGTGGGCTCTGTTTGGTGTAAGGCAGCTTGGGAGGGCATTCTCATTGCTTGCTGTCAGTGGGCACTGGTAGCCCTGAgatgggctgtactgggagtcCTGCGAGCAATGGGCTGAGGGTACTGGGACCACTGGGCCTTACTGGgatgggaggcactgggggcaATAGGAGCAGTGTGTTTTGGGGGCTGGTTTGGGGACTGGATGTGCTAGGGGGAGCATTTTTGCGGGAGTATTTGGGGTTGATGGTGGATGTTTGTGGGCCATGGACTGGTTTTGGGGACTATTTGCGGGGCTTAAGGGTCATGGGACAAAGGCTGTCTCACAGAGTGGCTGCGCCCCACCATGTCTGAGCAGTGGAGTTGAAGGAGATTTGGGAGTCCAGCATGCTGCTTGAGTGGGAGCCCCCTCAGGATGGCAGCAACTCCAAGGGCACCAGCTACACAGTGCAGAAGGTGATGGCAAAACCCCCATCCACTGCCCTCCAGCTGTCCCCCACCAGAACCCCCAACTGATGCCTGGGTCCTCCCCTGGTGTGAGGGGCAGCCTAAGTGCCAGTGTTCCACTTCTGGCCTTGGGGAGAACCCCAGACATGGGGATCTCCTCCCGGTTGTGGTGGGCCACCCAGATATGTGTGTCCCATCCTGATCCTAGGGGTACCATCTGGGCATCTGGGTCCCATCCAGAGGCCATCTGGATATCTGGGCCCCCTCAGGAGCTGTGGAGAGCACACCAAAATCTGGATCTCTTTGGGGAGCTGCCCAGATACATGTCCCTTCCTGGTTGTGGTGGGCACCCCAAACACCTgggcttttttgtgttttggggtgcCATCTGTCCTCTGTCTCTAGAGCCCAAAGAAGGGGTCCAGGGGGGCCCTAACTCAGgccatgtgtctgtgtgtgtgtactgaAGCCTGCCACTGAAGCCACTCGAGTTCCAGCAGGACACACTGTCGCGTTCCACTGTGGGGAACTGCGAGTTCTTAGACGGTCAGGAACGAAATTAAGTCAAACGAGACAAACGTTGTATCTGAGAACCGTTTATTggtaacaaaaaaccaaaaggaaaattAGTTACCCTACTAAAAAGGGTTAGAACAGACACAGCAAGACTAAGGAAAATGGGAAGGGaatggggggtgggaggggtgaGAGGGTGAGAGAGAGAcaggaagagagggagagaaggagagtgggaggaagagggagaCGGAGGGAGGGAGACGGAGGGATGGAGacggagggagagagagagagagagagagagggagagggagcgAGGGAGAGAGGAGACATAGAGAAGAAGCGGGCATTACCACCGGAGGGTCGGGGAGTGCTGTCGACACCCACGAGGCGGGCAGGGTGCACGCCGCCTGCCAGGAGCCCGCGCAGTTCTCGGAGAGGCGCGGCCCCACACGCACAGCTCCCGCGGCGACGGAGGTGAGAGGGAATCGGGGAGGAGGTGCGGGACCCTGGAAAGGGTCACGGCGAGGATCGCGGCGGTGGGCAAGTCTGGACGCAGGTGGCTCAGGCAGGGACGAAGAGACGAAGCAGGTAGGGCACTGgtgagggacacagggaggcAGGATAGACACGAGGGAGAGCAAGAGCCAGCGAGGGCAGAAGAGCTAAAAGGcaggctggggccagggcaaAAAGCATAAGATTTAAAAGCAGGTTTCGAAAAGCAAGTCTCAAAAAGCCCCTCGAATCACCAAGCCGCAAACGCAAAAACACAGTCTCAAAAAAGGCGCAAGCCAAAGGCCCACACTGAAAAAGCAAGTTCAAAAAGCTCGTGGGCCTTCTGACGCAGTTACTTTTTATTCCCCTGGCTCCTCCCAAAGCCAGCCTGCTGACAGGAGACCATTGGCCCTGTGCAATGTCCCACTGCAGTCCATTGGTAGAGACCTTTTGCCATCCAATTGGAGAGCCTCTCTGGGGTGCAGTGTCTTCGGTGTTTCCCTGCTGACTGCCTGTCCCCTGTGAGATACAAAGTGGTTGCCAGGCAAAGTCTCCCCAGACACAAGGCTTTCCTCCATCTTCTCTTAGCTGCCTCCTGGACACGGCACATGTGCACCCCCTCCCCCACATGCCTCTGAAAACCATTGCTGAGGCAAATAAAAACTGAATTGGCATCTCACACCCCTGCTCAGCCCCGTGGCTCGAAGCACCATGGCAGCTGCGTCACTTCCCTCAGCTGTGCTGTACCGGGGCAGCCCAGGGGGGGCGACACTTGAGGGGGTGGAGGGGGTTGGGGTACCTCTAATgctgtccccccaccccaaggtAGAATGTGGATGAAGATCAAGGGGAgcaagggaattttggggtccgtAGCCAGATGTCGCCATAATCCAAAGTTGGGTGGCTGAAGAACAAGGGGGCCATCAGGGGGGACCCCTACAGCCAGGGGTCCCTGGCCCACCACAGCTGCAAACTCGGGACTCGATGGTCTGTAaaaagtcccttccaatccgGCCTCCTCCGTGCCTCCGGGACAATCGgctgccagggccaggggttaccTGGCAACAAGAGACACCACAAACACAGGCGCGTACGGCTGGGGCTCaggaaggcagaggaagaggaggaaggaggctgcTGGCTGCCCGCATTTCCATCTGCAGCTTTCCTCCCAGCACGAAGGCTCCCATCCCCCAGACAGGTGCTGTGTTTTCGGGCAGGGCAGCAGCCATGGCCTCAGTCAGCCTGTTACAGCTGCTGGATGAGGCCATCGGGACGCCCGAGGTCAATGTCAACTTGGAGGCGCTCCGCAAACTGCTGAGGGTCATACTGGAACACCTGAGCCTGCTGGGCCTGCAGGATGTGATCCCCcagggggccgtgcccggcccACAGGAGGAGGGGAGTGGGTCCAGCACCGAGGCTGGGGCTCAGGGCACAGGGCAGCCACCCAGGGGGCAGCTGCCTGGGAAGGACAAGCTGCAGGGGACCAGGAGTGGCCCTCCTGTCACCTCCATCGCTGCCGACATGGGACAGATGGAGAAGACTGAAGCCAAAGAGAGTGGCATCTCCGAGGTAGAAGCTTTTCCCACCCTCCTGGGTGCTCCCCCAAAGATCCCCCCTCCTCTGGAGTCTGTGCCCTTATATCAAGGTTTGGTTGAAGCCCAAGCTCCAAGCAGCATGCTGATTTTCAttgtgggaaagggagggggatTCAGAGAGAAAATCCAGGTCTAGAACACTGCTCCAAGTGCTTTGGGTCCTTCCCATGTTGGGTCTTTTCCTGCTGACCCAGGGTGTGCCGTAGGCTCCCCAGGACAGGGGTGGGAGTCTCTGGGGAGCTGCTTGCCTGGGGCTCGTCCCCTCCACCTGTCTCTCCTAGGCCACAGCTCTCTCCCAGGAGCCCCACAAGGAGATGGCTGGGACTGAGGCCATGCAATCCAACATGGGAGAGGAAATCCAGAGGATCAAGGAGGCACTTGGCCAGGTGAGCTGCCTCCATCAGCATGTTGCAGATCTGAGACAGCAGCCTGTGACCTCTCTGCACGCCAGAGGTTCAGCTGCATCCGGCCGTGCCAGATGAATGGAGAGTTCTGCCCACAGTGCCCAGCTATCTGGCTGGGCCAGACCCTGCACTGTACCCCAGAGACCATGGTGCAGGCAAAGGCCCTGCATGTCCCCAGGGACCCTCCCCTGAGGTTCATCCCCTCCACCTGCCTCTCCTAGACCACAGATCTCTGCAAGGATCTCCGTGAGGAAGTCAATGAGATGAAGGCCGCACAGTCCCGCATGGGAGAAGGCATCCGGATGATCCAGGAAGCCCTTGGCCAGGTGAGCTGCTGTCTTTGGGAGGGAGTTGGGCCCTCCCCCACCCAGCCTCTCAAGACATTGCcctgccacccctgccctggggccCTGGGTGTCACCCAGCACGAAGGGCACTTGGAGGGAAGAGTGGGAAGGGGGTCCTGTGAGGGAAGCATGGGAACTCAGCCTTGCCCACTAGGCGTCCCCCACCTCTGCCGGCAGATCAGCCTGGTAGTAGAGGTCACTGCCTGCCTCAGCCAAAGGGATGCTGAGGCACTTGGAActaaatggccccaaaaaaagggaacatgggtgctgggaaggaaagaaggtaaATATCCACCAGTGCTTGGCAGCCACAGCCTGCTCAGAGTCTCTCTGGCTTGGGCCCAAGCTCAGTTGTGGATGCTGTCCCTCTTCTCATCCCACTCCAGGATGCTGCTGGCCAGCCACTGGTCCCCCGCAACCAGTCTGCCCTCGCCAAGCCCCACACTTCAGACATGGACAagctggggcagagccctgggacACAGCCTGGATCCCAAGCAGGCCATCCAACAATGGAGAGCATCATCAGAAACCTGTCTGAGCTCCAGAGCCAGATGtcttccctgcagagcctggcCAGAGACCTGCAGGGTGAGAAGGAGAAGGTAAGCCCATAGCAGTCCCTAAGGGGGTTGCAAGGATGCCAGGGGGAGTTGTCAGGGAGGGGGCAGGCAAGGGAGAGCATGGGGTCCATGCCCTGACTCTGCCACCACCATCCTTCCCAGATAAGACAGCTGGAGGATGCTGTTGGAAAACTGGGTGTGACTGTAGCCAAGTGCGAAGTGGATGGCACCAATCAGATCCCTCTACAGCTGGAGTAAGAGGATGGGGAGAAGATTTTGTATTCCACGGGGCTGCAGGGGAGCCGGGAGGTGTGGGGGGTGGCAGTCCAGGAGCATCAGGTTTGGGGAGCAAAGCTCACCTCCCAAGTGGCCTTGTGGAGGCTCAGTCTGCCTGTGCCCTCATCTTGCTGGCCAGGTCTGCATTGCAGGAGATGAATCAGGAGCAGAAGGAGCTGAGAGAAGAGCAGAAGATTACCAAGGCGACACTGAAGCAGCTGGTCACAGCTGACCAGCTTCAGGAGcaggtgaggtttgggggggcACTCCAATTGTTGCCCTGAATGGCAGGGTGCTCCTTGTGGCGTTCCTGGCCGCATTCCCTGCCTGGTCAGGGCCATCTGGCCCCCATGGCACCTGGGTTTGCTGGCTGCATCCATCCTATCTCAAAATCCAttccttctcccttttctgcagcTGAATGAGCTGAGGGCAATGATGGGGAgtgtggggcaggagcagggagagtcACAGGCAGTGTGCCCTGACCGCAGCTCTGAGTCCAAGCTTGTGAGGAAGCTCCTACACCACTGTGAGAAGCTCCAGAAGCAGGTGGATTCCCTAGTACCACAGCAGGTGCAGAGGTCACTGCCACAGAAGACCCAGGTAGGCAGCTGGCAGCATGGGGGGGCTTGGGAGGCTGTGTCAGGACCTCTTGTCTGGTTGTGCTCACTGCAGTGTAGAGCAGCCCCTTGCTACCCCTGAGTTTGGTTTGGACAGGTTGGTAGTATGGCAGGAAATTAAAGCCTTGATACAAAtgtcctgctggcactgagggctcATGGCTGATGGCTCAGTAACCCAGATCTGTCCCTGAGGGACAGCCAAACAACCCTTGCGTGACACCATCTTGTGGTCTTCCTCcctggagcaggatgaggagctgctgaagagcATCCAGGCCACAGTCATGCGGGTGGAAGGGGACTGCGAGCAGCTCAGCTACATCACAGGGAGCCTCCGGGATGACCATTGCCAGCATCAGAAAGATATTGAGGTTGGTGGCCAAACCCCCCACAGGGTCAGAGTATCCCCCAGGCACACCGAGGCTGGAGACT harbors:
- the LOC138103402 gene encoding glutamine-rich protein 2-like isoform X1, producing MAGTEAMQSNMGEEIQRIKEALGQTTDLCKDLREEVNEMKAAQSRMGEGIRMIQEALGQDAAGQPLVPRNQSALAKPHTSDMDKLGQSPGTQPGSQAGHPTMESIIRNLSELQSQMSSLQSLARDLQGEKEKIRQLEDAVGKLGVTVAKCEVDGTNQIPLQLESALQEMNQEQKELREEQKITKATLKQLVTADQLQEQLNELRAMMGSVGQEQGESQAVCPDRSSESKLVRKLLHHCEKLQKQVDSLVPQQVQRSLPQKTQDEELLKSIQATVMRVEGDCEQLSYITGSLRDDHCQHQKDIEALFRSLEGLEKKADKEDLLLLKVDKAALGNKVSCAHFDASMEHLEERLQELLRRMSGQEQRWKEAQQQFSDALDSKLDRLELGPFQKQLEDTWARTIKDLRDELSVELDNAAGIKQQLLVPYNCLSCDRRLNIQVPGPHIDTLPLFPLLPSSHATRLSTVTTEEQAQQHSHSWSIASLSSRRAAGVRTCPTHHPRMSYGSPKRPHHLTRAPASLRPQPLTPGTVAFAADPVPSPHGTSSQAAGWDWVLGALHEEKTRTAAPS
- the LOC138103402 gene encoding glutamine-rich protein 2-like isoform X2, giving the protein MAGTEAMQSNMGEEIQRIKEALGQTTDLCKDLREEVNEMKAAQSRMGEGIRMIQEALGQDAAGQPLVPRNQSALAKPHTSDMDKLGQSPGTQPGSQAGHPTMESIIRNLSELQSQMSSLQSLARDLQGEKEKIRQLEDAVGKLGVTVAKCEVDGTNQIPLQLESALQEMNQEQKELREEQKITKATLKQLVTADQLQEQLNELRAMMGSVGQEQGESQAVCPDRSSESKLVRKLLHHCEKLQKQVDSLVPQQVQRSLPQKTQDEELLKSIQATVMRVEGDCEQLSYITGSLRDDHCQHQKDIEALFRSLEGLEKKADKEDLLLLKVDKAALGNKVSCAHFDASMEHLEERLQELLRRMSGQEQRWKEAQQQFSDALDSKLDRLELGPFQKQLEDTWARTIKDLRDELSVELDNAAGIKQQLLVPYNCLSCDRRLNIQVPGPHIDTLPLFPLLPSSHATRLSTVTTEEQAQQHSHRKLVNSKFVKSQSCRRPDMSNTPPKDVLWLSKKLGVTELLGTDDRVDRGKEHLGSEVAKRAQDELGPTTLLEHQPASDLNH
- the LOC138103402 gene encoding glutamine-rich protein 2-like isoform X3, with the translated sequence MAGTEAMQSNMGEEIQRIKEALGQTTDLCKDLREEVNEMKAAQSRMGEGIRMIQEALGQDAAGQPLVPRNQSALAKPHTSDMDKLGQSPGTQPGSQAGHPTMESIIRNLSELQSQMSSLQSLARDLQGEKEKIRQLEDAVGKLGVTVAKCEVDGTNQIPLQLESALQEMNQEQKELREEQKITKATLKQLVTADQLQEQLNELRAMMGSVGQEQGESQAVCPDRSSESKLVRKLLHHCEKLQKQVDSLVPQQVQRSLPQKTQDEELLKSIQATVMRVEGDCEQLSYITGSLRDDHCQHQKDIEALFRSLEGLEKKADKEDLLLLKVDKAALGNKVSCAHFDASMEHLEERLQELLRRMSGQEQRWKEAQQQFSDALDSKLDRLELGPFQKQLEDTWARTIKDLRDELSVELDNAAGIKQQLLVPYNCLSCDRRLNIQVPGPHIDTLPLFPLLPSSHATRLSTVTTEEQAQQHSHRKLVNSKFVKSQSCRRPDMSNTPPKDVLWLSKKAPPPY
- the LOC138103402 gene encoding glutamine-rich protein 2-like isoform X4, with the protein product MAGTEAMQSNMGEEIQRIKEALGQTTDLCKDLREEVNEMKAAQSRMGEGIRMIQEALGQDAAGQPLVPRNQSALAKPHTSDMDKLGQSPGTQPGSQAGHPTMESIIRNLSELQSQMSSLQSLARDLQGEKEKIRQLEDAVGKLGVTVAKCEVDGTNQIPLQLESALQEMNQEQKELREEQKITKATLKQLVTADQLQEQLNELRAMMGSVGQEQGESQAVCPDRSSESKLVRKLLHHCEKLQKQVDSLVPQQVQRSLPQKTQDEELLKSIQATVMRVEGDCEQLSYITGSLRDDHCQHQKDIEALFRSLEGLEKKADKEDLLLLKVDKAALGNKVSCAHFDASMEHLEERLQELLRRMSGQEQRWKEAQQQFSDALDSKLDRLELGPFQKQLEDTWARTIKDLRDELSVELDNAAGIKQQLLVPYNCLSCDRRLNIQVPGPHIDTLPLFPLLPSSHATRLSTVTTEEQAQQHSHSWSIASLSSRRAAGVRTCPTHHPRMSYGSPKSLA